The genomic segment CGTAAAAGGAAAAACAGCGGGGAATAAGAATATAAAGTAAGGAAATTCTGGTATACAAAAGTTACCTCTTTGATGAGTTCTGAACTTTTAACTCATACTATTTGTCTCTTCCTCGCAAATTTTCTGCAGAGTTTTGTAACCTGTTCGCTATTTTTCCACAAGTGGAATAATAACCTTATTTTGTTGCCCCTGTTGCTCATGAATTGATAGTTTGGTTTTAAGAAGGGATTATCGTTGTCTTTATCATGAAGTCGGATGATCTTTTCACAACAAAGTATTGATATCTTCATTGCTTATTTTATCATTCATGCAGTACGCCTCTTTCCCCACACTTCATGTGTTGTTTATTTGTCTGTGCTGACTGCTGAAGTATATAAAGATGTCATAAGCTATTTAGTAATCGTGCCTTACACATTTTTTTCTTTCAGATACCTTCTCCAAACCAGTTCGTTCTGATCAGCCTCAATCAAGTGGCTGGTTTGGAATCTTCAGTGTTGCTGCCTACAAACCATATTTCGATGTTGATACTTCTGATGTCTTGGAGAGGATTAAAGAATCACTTTTTCCGTGGAAAGGGACTTTCACAGAACTAATCTCCAACAGCCCAGATTTGTAAGTTCAGTTTTATTACTTGCATGAGTTGGTAAACATTTCTCTGTTTTGTGAACTTGAACTTTGCATCCTTCATTGTTTGGGCCTCaagtttgaaaataaaaaatctttctaCTCATATGAAGGTTTTATAAGTAAGATGGAAAATGCTTTCTTGGCAGACCAGTAAGGTTAGAAAAATTTGTACTATGTTTAATCTCTGGTACTTCTGTACTTGATCTGTATGATTTGCTAATTAGTTTCACACAATCTTTGTAAGGTGATTGGATATGTTTCTTCACGTTTTTATGCCGGCAGATCAAGAGCTAAGGCAGTATCGTCCACAGCGTTTGTGGCTATATATCATTACTATTTCTGTTAGGATGCTGTTACCATATCTATAGTTCAAATTATGTTATATTAGggtaattatttttggatagAGGGGTTACTCATTCTTATAATATAGGGTATGATTAAACATTGCAACTCTGTTTTTCCATTACACCTTCTAGCAAGTCttttatgagaccgtctcacctcGAGACGAACCATATAATTAgcctatttttctaattgatcactttaagatcgttagtgattactttaagcttataagtaattactttaagactataaaaagtgatcactttaaaattgtaagtgctcactttaaggttataagtaatcactttttgAGACTATAAGTGTACATTGGGCCGacccaatagagatggtctcactgtgagaccgtctcatttgatAATTTATGTATACCTTTTAAGAGGTAGATTGGTGAAATTGTTATCCCTAATTCCTTGTTTGTGGATTTGGTACGTTAGGTTCTTGAGTTCATCTCATGCTATTGAGTATTGACTATATATACTGTTGTGAAATGTTGGGCAGGTATGGACCTTTTTGGATATGCACTACTTTAATATTCATTGCGGCATCCATTGGTACATTTGTTACATATGTTTCACACAAGCTACAAAGCAAAGAATGGAATTATGATATAAGCTTGGTGACATGGTCCGCGGGTCTGTTCTATGGTTATGTGACGGTTGTTCCTCTGTGCCTTTATTTAGTGCTGAAGTACTTCTCTGCACCATCCGGCTTTGTTCAACTACTATGCCTTTATGGTTACTCCTTGTTTGTGTTTGTTCCTGCTTTGGTAAGTGCTCTTTGGTTTTTCTTTAAAAGCACCCTTGTGAAATAAAATGACTGATGTTCTTGTTCAAGTATAGCCCATTACATGATCATGGAAGAGTAGAACATATTGTTTGCAACTTAGCTCTATAATTAGTGGTTATGTAGTTTGTGTTTCTACAGC from the Amaranthus tricolor cultivar Red isolate AtriRed21 chromosome 12, ASM2621246v1, whole genome shotgun sequence genome contains:
- the LOC130828080 gene encoding uncharacterized protein LOC130828080 produces the protein MMSGNYTTIENQNVSGSVPAVADSGHVPVQFAESNLQTFPPSEASGKIAGGSRPPRDADDTFSKPVRSDQPQSSGWFGIFSVAAYKPYFDVDTSDVLERIKESLFPWKGTFTELISNSPDLYGPFWICTTLIFIAASIGTFVTYVSHKLQSKEWNYDISLVTWSAGLFYGYVTVVPLCLYLVLKYFSAPSGFVQLLCLYGYSLFVFVPALCLSVVPLDIFRWVIAGVAGFMSASFVALNLKAHIESAGERWFLIVVAIFLLQVALAIALKVYLFTVSV